One genomic window of Geoanaerobacter pelophilus includes the following:
- a CDS encoding THUMP domain-containing class I SAM-dependent RNA methyltransferase — protein MEFFVTCARGVEEILAGELATLGMAGITVDRGGVRFSGEMTDCRKANLWLRTANRVMVPLATFPCDSPQSLYDGVKAIPWHEYLTPEMTLAVDCSLRDSAMTHSHNTALKAKDAIVDTIRDRCGSRPSIDTKDPGLRVNIHLLKNRCTVSLDSSGTPLDKRGYRTERNEAPLRETLAAAIVLSTGWDGSVPLSDPLCGSGTILIEAALIASRRAPGLGRSFGFERWPGFDASAWKRELETVKSQALEKLPAPILGSDSDGRTIATARRNSERAGVRDLIALTRHDMADFNPPPGNGVVICNPPYGERMGEVEALKPFYRQIGDLFKQRCKGNTAWIFTGSQELSKNVGLKATRRIPLWNGPLECRLLKYELY, from the coding sequence ATGGAATTTTTTGTAACCTGCGCCCGTGGCGTAGAAGAGATCCTCGCCGGTGAGCTTGCAACACTCGGCATGGCCGGCATCACCGTTGACCGGGGCGGCGTACGGTTCTCCGGAGAGATGACAGACTGCCGCAAGGCAAATCTCTGGCTCAGGACAGCCAACCGGGTCATGGTGCCGTTGGCAACATTTCCGTGCGATTCGCCGCAGTCGTTGTACGACGGGGTAAAGGCCATCCCCTGGCACGAGTATCTGACTCCGGAGATGACCCTGGCGGTTGATTGCTCCCTCCGGGATTCGGCTATGACCCATTCCCATAACACGGCGCTCAAGGCCAAGGACGCCATTGTCGATACCATCCGCGACCGCTGCGGCTCCCGCCCGAGTATTGATACCAAAGACCCCGGGTTGCGGGTTAATATCCATCTCCTCAAGAACCGCTGTACCGTAAGTCTCGATTCCTCCGGAACTCCGCTGGACAAGCGCGGCTACCGGACCGAGCGCAATGAGGCCCCGCTGCGCGAGACCCTGGCAGCGGCAATAGTACTTTCAACCGGATGGGATGGCTCTGTCCCTCTCAGCGACCCGCTCTGCGGGTCCGGCACGATCCTTATTGAGGCGGCCTTGATTGCGTCAAGGCGGGCACCGGGCCTGGGGCGCAGCTTCGGCTTCGAGAGATGGCCAGGATTTGATGCTTCAGCATGGAAAAGGGAGCTGGAAACCGTCAAAAGTCAGGCCCTTGAAAAACTTCCGGCCCCGATTCTGGGGAGCGACAGCGACGGCAGGACCATTGCCACTGCCCGGAGAAACTCCGAGCGGGCAGGGGTGAGAGACCTGATCGCCCTGACCCGGCACGATATGGCCGATTTCAACCCACCGCCCGGCAACGGGGTGGTCATCTGCAACCCGCCGTACGGCGAGCGGATGGGAGAGGTGGAGGCGCTCAAGCCTTTCTACCGGCAGATCGGCGACCTGTTCAAGCAGCGCTGCAAGGGAAACACTGCCTGGATCTTCACCGGCAGCCAGGAGTTGTCGAAAAATGTGGGGTTGAAGGCGACGCGCCGGATACCGCTCTGGAACGGGCCGCTGGAGTGTCGGTTGTTGAAGTACGAGCTGTATTGA